The genomic segment CCTTGCCCCGGGGTATAAGGTGGTATCGTGTccgatggatccattcggtgtaaaattaaggtatcgtcctatcggcggagcgatccttgtcctacggtggctacgtagtttcgggctatacgagccttctcggtaatttgtgcaactcccaaaaacatgaacataatatagttggctaagaagcccatgattttcgtgaattaacttgtacttgtcttgtaatcatgatttcacgaaataacttgtaagcatggtttcatgaaatagcgtgtaaatatggtttcatgaaataaattgtatttagtatgtatgtatcttgtatcatagcatgaaagtaattatataatacagttgcatgaaaacttgtagacatgtaggatattcgtgaaataagtatttttatttaaaacatgcatgcaagaacccatggaatacaagatatgggttttcatggattaatacggacggattctcaataatcataaagaaatattaagaactcaatgatggaatcataacaattcatacataatataatcatggacatggacctagggttatcatgagcatggtatagaaaccctagttttagtagagaatcataatttatggattatgaggcgtgggaagaaacaatgatgttcccacacgtagatagtaactctacataccttagtcgcttcaaaacttgaattaaagacttgagctttgaagagggtttccaaaatcttgaattcttgaaccttgagatggttttcttgaaaaccctagttttaggaatgatgatttcttgtttagattacaaggatatgtattagaattgacttggaataattagagtaggcttaccttggtgttcttgaggtTTAGGACTTGTTCTCTATggatttagggtgatttttcgtgaatggggtgttagggaaataaaccccaagcttaaatataactcaAAACGCGAAATCCCGAATTTTGACCCGAAATCGACCTATTTCGCGATGGGTCCGCGATGCGGGTGAATCGCGCAACATTCTACAGGTAACTACTCAGAGTTACGCGATCGGACCGCGAAGCGGGGCACGCGCTCTCACGCGCCCTCACGCACCCCGAGAAGCAGTGTGTGTCGGTTTTGcgcagtgttcggtaaaataggcataacttatTTTACATAGCTCTGCTCaaggcccataatataccgttggaaagctatttcaaagggctacaactttcatgttttaagtttcctcaaattcccaacggattttcactAAATTCGACcggaaggcagacgtatcaaaacttagccgattctatagacttttaaaagccttactattagccatattgagacgatcataactccttgctccgatctctgattggcctggtccttatatcgttataaagctatttttatgtactacaactttcattgagggtactttcccaaattcccaactaatcaaagagttatcactgcccgaagtaggcctatcaaccattttcgcaaaacgttcaaaccttcaatttttccgctaaaactctaatggTATGAGTCtgaccttagttctaagatacggggtgttacaggTAATTAGCTTCCTTTACTTAATTTTCTTAGCATAACTAGCATATGACAATGGTCAATAAATATCCAGTCTGCTTTGAAAAAACAATATTTAATTAGTATGTGATTAGGATTCGTTTATAATATTCCTAGAAATATTGCATACTAAAGTTCTGGATCTAGTACTGTTTTGTGTTTTAGCATATATGTTTGTCCAGTCTTAAAGTTGAATTTGGCAAAACAGTAAGGTCTTTAACATATCGATTTTTCTACATAGGCAAAACTTCTTAATATTGCTGTAGTTTATAGCATGAATTAAAAATCAAAGATATCCTTTCGCATGGAATTAACTATTGCacacaatttaattaattatatcctATGTTGCATAAGTTACTTTTCACTATGTGTCCTTACTGTCCATACCCTTCCAGTCATCTTAACTATGGATAAACATATTTGTGTTTGTGTCAAGAATAGTACACGGCATATCTGACAGTGATTGTGACAAGAATAGtaataacattagcaatagaGAATTTGTTGAAAACCTTTCTTCTCAAGATCATGTCCCAAAGCAGTAATGGATAATTTTGTGTGTTGCTGTCCTATTTGGTTTGTGTGTTGCTGTCCTATTTGGTGTGTATGTTCATTTTCTAATTGAGTTTAATTTGGCATATTGGTTGATAACGCCATACTTTGTAATGTTCTCGTTAGTTTTTCCTTAACGCTTGCAAAAGTTGTGTCATTCTCGTTTATTTAAAATGAGCTTATTGGTAATGAACCCTTGGAATTCCATATAAACGTACTGgataataattaatattactggagtttaattttctagGAGGACAACTCAGTTACTGAAACTGAACCTTTTAGGCTTCAGTTCTTCTAGAGCCCAACGATATTTATTATATTGAAGCATATGATCTGCCCATAACTGAAACTTCTATATGGGAtcatttcatttacaacttttATTGAATCATGCTTGTGTCTTAATATAAAATGCATGAAATTGTGTCTGGTCGTTGTTTATTTGATGATGATATTCCCATAAATTCTTAAATGTGTTTATGCTTTTTGATAAATTGATACTGTCATAAAAGTTCTGCTAAGTTAGGCCCCCATTGAACAACTTCATTTGCATTTTGGCCTATTATGCCATTGGTCGAGGGTAAGACGGTGGATTCAAGTCGCATCGCACCTAGAGGGTAAGACAACGAGTTAAAGTCCCGGTGCACCATGTGATGAGATGTTGGGTTCGAGTCTCATTGAATTATGGGCTAACATGCCGTTGGGTCTAAGTCCCATTGCACCATATTTACGATATAATGATGACAAAGGCAAAATAATGTGTATTTGATGAAAAATTGTGAAGCCCGTCCCACTTGATATGCTCCATTCCGTGAGGGGAATGTAGTAGCTGTTCATAATAAGTCTAAATGAAAATAAGTGGTTAAACGAATGAACGTGGACATGGCTAAGGACAAAATAATATTAATCATCATTGTGGTAATGTAACTGGAAGAACATTGTGAGTTCTCTAAATGGTCCTTCTAAAGGTGAAGGTGATTTTTTTCATCAATATGTTATGAAAAGTTATTAGACACACGGTTGTCGTGTGACCCaatttgataaaattttataaatcctctatcaaaagaaaggaatacaaTTTCAAAGTGATGTCGAGGTGGATCTATGAATATGACAAAGAGAAGGGCTTGTAACAAAATTTATGAAGCACATATATATGATTGTAGTTTGTTTCTTGAAGAGAATGTGACTTGTGAAAAACATCGTGAATGCTCGCCAATTTTTGAAAGTAAATGTGTAACATCATGAATAAGGACGTGCTCATGTATTATTGGATAAATACCACAACTCACCTCCACGGGAGGTTtgagagaaataaaaagaaaatattttggcATAAATAGTCATATAATTTGGTCACGTACTTTGAGTACGTCACAAATATTGTGGTGTGTTTtatcatgaattaccaaagggTAAAAGCAAGAAATAAATCTTGCTTATAAAGATTTTGGCCATGACTATAATGACAATTACTCCCTAAAAGGATGTGTTCACCATATGGATGGTATTATGAAATATGTGTACATAATTAATTGGGAGATTTGGAAAAGCTAATATGTTACTACCCGGAGGAATGAAATTGTCCATAATATTGGTGTTGTAGTAAGTCTCAAAAGAAACTTTTTAAGTTTCAAAGACATTGGCCAGAAATGAATTATATTGaaactataaattatgggaagttTTAATATCTCTATATTACTACAACTATAGCGGGGAAACAAAATGTATGtgaaatgttttgttttttctCTGAATTTGTACCACataaatataagcatgatgGAATCACATGCTATGAAGGTTGGCATGATCGGTTGACCATCCCGGTTCAAATGTGATGcgaaaataattgagaatttatgtggttgtattttgaagaaataaagagattcttcaagaattctcttgtgctgcttgttctcatgatgaCAAATTGATTAATTTACCAGGTAAGGTTGGGATTGTATCCCATGATTTTGGAACATATAaaaggtgatatatatatgggcccCAGTCACCTGCCATGTGGATCGGTTTATAATTATATGGTtttaatagatgcatctatgttATGGTCTCATGTGCACTTATATCAACTTGCAATTTGATTTTTGCAAGGTTGTTTGctcaaattattaaataaagAGCACAGTTCCAAACTATGAAAaatatattgatattttggtttataTCCAAGTTGATTTAGCAGAAATTGTATGCCTCCAATTATAGCTAAACAATTGGTTAAGAGAACAAAACTCCcaaaaagaaatttgggatGAGATATGTTATATAATATGAAGCAGCTCTTGTatgcatcaagccaacaagttATGATAACTTCCCCTATCACAATTGGTTCAGGGTCAGGAACCAAGTAATTCCCATCTAGAAATTTGAATGTGCGGTATATGATTTAATTGCTCCACCACAACGCACATAGATGGGTCCCAAATAAGGTTGGGAGGTAAATGTTAGATTACCTAGCATTAGGGGAGGGATGATAAGCGGTACAGGGAAATAAGGTATATGTAATGAATTATCACCGGTATGATCCTCGTTCAAAATATAATTCAAGTCGATTGCCGCATTACGCTTCTTGACCCAAAAGTGAATATTATATTCCATATTCTAGCTGCAAATGCTCCAGTTAGAATTAAAATCCTTGAAGGACATAGTCTATGGCGATAGACCAATTGGTTCCAAAAGTAAAATTCcttgaagaaggagaggagCAAACAATTAAGATGGTCATATAATGAGCCAAGTGCTCTAAAGAGCACCACGACATAACCTTCATAAAACCTTGGGAaaggttcaggtacctgaaattgataaaaaaaaaatgaagagatctcGATAAGTTATGTCCCATTGGAACCGATATCAAATGACCGTCGACGGTATCTTTGAAATAATGTAGCGCTCAACATtataatggtgatgaggatcTTGAATTCAAATCACAAAAAGAATGTGGACGAGATATAATGATTGGCCAAATAAAATACGCAAATCaaagtatattttgtttcacttggAATAGTGATGTTTTGGACGTATAGTCCAAGGACCTCAAGGTATAATGTCAGTGGGGTACAAATGGATTCTTGTGCGAaaagtaaaatgagaaataaaaccGTAAATATAAAGTACGTCTTGTGCCTTGTGGCATAAAGATttttcgcaaaaaaaaaaaaaaatcctgacATTATTGTATGGAGATGTATGTATTCTCCTGTGGTGGAAGCAATGGGTTTTCTTATCAGTCTggcaatatatgaaaattttgaatgcaTATAATTAATTGTTGTCAATATGGTTATATAGACAACGAAAGAAAATCCATACGAATTTAAATTGATTTGAAGCATTTAAGGTTTACGAAAATAAAGCTTCAACAAATCTTTATATAAGCTAAAGCGATTCCATTGAGTACCCCAATGGTTGTGATGTCGCTAAATGTAAATTGTTATAATGATGAGTATATTGTATTGCATActgcaaaagaaattattaatatAGATTTGTTTATCCTAACAAGTATTATCAAGGTTTTGTTGGTAATATAAAATGCAggacattatttttattattatatgaagTTTGTTCTTCAAAGCGAGTTACCGATTTGCATGTAAGGGTACTGCACATTATGACGTTCTATATGGCAGTCAATTAGTGATACTTATTCAAGTCCTGCCAAGGTGATAGCTACTTACAAAGGAAGTCAGGAATACGTGTCTATCTGAGACCAATAATTCAGCACATTTTGCAACAGTATGATGTTTATTTGGAAATgaagatttcaacaatattattGTACGAAGCTTGCATAGCTCAATTGAAAGAAGGATATAGCAAAGGAGACATAATACAACACATTTCGTCAAAGTTCTTTTCCAGACACGATCTTCAACAGAAAGAAGCCGGTATACAAGATTTGGCTGCGTCGTCTCTCGGAATGAAGAGATGTTTTAATCAGGGGGAGTATAATACGcgctgtactctttttcccttagccgAGGTTTTGTCCGACTGGGTTTTCCTTGCAAGGTTTTTAGCGAGGCAGCAAGCAATGTTTATTAtaagatatgtgtactctttttccttcactaggatTTTTCCCACTGGatttttcctagtaaggttttaacgaggcacattatctatatggacatccaagggggagtgttatgaaatattagaataatatgGTGGATGTCCAACTCCTAAAGAATTAACTCCCACTACTCTCTCCATGATGTATAGTTAATCCTCCATTACTTCCTCACCATTATGTGGTCATTACTCCCACACCTCCATGATCTCCCCCATAACTATTCCATGATGTCAATTGGttaatgtcatttttaagaCATCTTTTGTAATTCTACCTCTATGTAATATTATAAATAgaggtatgtgatgtgatatgaagAGACACTTGATACttggaagaaataaaaaatcttCTCCTCTCTTTGTCACTTTGTTGTTCTTGCTTTCatcttttaatatattatacTAACTCTTTTAGATTGATTTTACAAcagaataataatttttaatgaGAACTAGAACTATCAGTCAATGAGTAGAGACAAAGAATAATTAAACCAGAGAACAGGTGCAACAGTGCAAGTTTTCTTTCCTATTGCTAAATTAAAGTAATGGGACGTGGAGAAAAGGTTATTCGTTAATAGTTTCATTCCTTACACATCAGTTGATGAGGTAAATACGTGGCGTATGTACGAggttctaaatatataaatacaatggGCTGGCCTCCTCAATCCAAAATCCAAATGCTCAGTAAGACCAAAAAGTTCAAGCGCAATTGTTGTTGTCTGTTTTAGATAGACTTGATAACACAATTAGAACCCTCTGGTAGTTGGCAAGTGATTGCATTAGCGGCGGTGGGTTAGCGTTATCTTGTGTCTCGCAAGAAATTTAATAGTTGACATGGAATTGatataatcaattcgaaacatGTGTTGATTTATTTGCTTGGTATAAAAATTAATACGAAGAGTTTTTTTTCCCCCTATTTGATGACCCCTCTAATAAATTTCATtgttcatgatatattgttgaacAAGCATGACGATCTACAAATTGCCTATTGTACATAGTGATGTTGGATCCAATGATTCATATATACAGTTCTTATTTGTATCAACATTACAACTTTCGGCATTTTTTCTTTTGCCTCTGCGTATCTGCTTGGTAGCCGATCGAAGCCAATCATCTCTATTGTATAAGTCTAGAACGAGTTTTCTATTATATATCACCTGAATTCTTGTCGACGAAAAATTGTACTGTTATAGGAAtgtttccttaaaaatgagggcAATCCAAAGAGTTGGTCTCAGCGTCGATTATCCAAAAGAAGTTTGTGTCTCAATTCATGTGACACATTTCGCTTTtagaaatttaatttatataaatcTTGATTAATACgttagaataatattttttttattttatattaatgtattttatttatgtaaaattgcaatttataatatttttatataacttttgtttaaatattaatttaatatttattaaaattaaattactcTCGGGAAGCAAAAATCTGAGACAAAAAACTAGTTCCATCTAAAACTTACTTTGAATCCACCTAGGATAACCTTTGGACTAAGCTATTGCAGTACAGATAGAGTCAAACACGACGGCATAACGACACGTTAGCATGTAGCTGCTGAGTCATGCAGTTCCACAAATCAGCCACCTTGATCACCACGTTGCATGAGAAATTGCTCACCTATAGCCAAAACCGAACCACCTGTCAATTCTCATGAAATACTTATCCCATTCTTAAAGCTTTAACCGTTTACAATCTCAAGAGTTGAGTCTTTCTTATAAATGCATCGTGTGTTATtaattcatcatcatcaaaCTCTCAGTCACATACTTCAAACAAACATCTTGTAGAACCAAAACTCAACTAATCCAACAGAATTACTACTTTTATTAACAATGGCTTCACAGCAAGCAAGAAGAGAGAATGTTACTGATGAGCGCAAAATCGAAGTTGAGAAAGCTAGAGTTCCCAAAATGGCTAGCCATTTTGAGTCTCTAGCTGACGAAGTTCAGGGCGCAACCGATGTTCATCCTGGCGCTGTTCATGTCAAGAGTACCGTTACTACTGTTCCTGATCAGGGCACACATCAAACGAAATCCCATCATCATGATCAAGAATCTCAACCAATACAACAAGCTCAAAGGGAGAAACAACAATCTTCTGATGTTGTTACTCAGGGGAGAAAGCAACAGGGATTTGAAGAAAAACCCGGAGGTGTCAAGTTTGATGTTCATGGACAAGAACACACAAATTCAGACACAACCAGAGGAACCCAAATGCAAAAAGAAGGAGTTCGTGCAGGTGGCCAACATGAGAGAACTACAGAAGCACAAGCAAGAGGCCAAGGTGAAAACATAGCACATCATGAAGGTGGTGGTACTAAAGGTCCATCTTTGGAGGAAATTTCTCAATACAGGCAAACAGCACAACAGAATTCAATGGACACCATAAGAGCAGCTGAAGAGCGATATGAGAAGGCTAAAGAAAAGGGTGCTTCAACATTGCAAAATGTTAAAGATTCAGCAACTCATGGACTTGGTGCTACAGACACTTATGCAAGAGAAAAGGGTGCACAAGCTAAACACACTCTCACTCATAGCCTTCAAAAGGCTAAAGACACTGCACTTGAGAAAGGCCAACAAGCTTATGAAGCAACCAAAGATACCCTTTCAGGTGCTGGACAAACAGCAGCCCAATCAGCACAACAAGCTAAAGATTACACTATGCAAAAAGCAGGGGAAACTAAAGATTATGTTGCGCCAAAAACCGGGGAGGTTCAAGAACAGGGCAAGGGTGCAGCAAGTTATGTAGGGGAAAAAGCTGCTCAAGTAAAAGATGCTACTGTTGAAACAGGGAAAGGTGCAGTGGGATATGCAGGGAAAGTAGCTGGAGCAGCTAAGGATACAGCAGTAGTGGCTGGTTTAGGAGCTGCACATTTAACTGCAAAAGCAGCAGCAGAGGCCACAAAAGCTACGGCTGGTGCTGTTTCTACTGTTGCAGGTAAGGGTTTTcaaaattagttcatgaaaaatcaCCTCCACTGATTTATTAACTAAGCCTATTTCATATTTCAgtttaatttattataatatGTAATGCAATTTGACTCATACAtatcttgtcaaaatatttttaaaaattgaaggcataattttttaatttgatatactCCGTCCAGTCCTAATTTATGCCACAATTTATGTGGCGTGGCACAACGTTGCCCTTTGACTTGTGCGGACTTGGCACAAAGATGAAAGAAATGGCTATATATTATTTCATTAGAGgtggtaaaaaggaaaatttgaagTTACGTGACATTCCTTTTGAACAGAGGCTAAACAGGAAATGTGCGAGCCACATTCTTTTTGGACAGAGAAGGTGCcacataaaacaaaaaattaatactTTGTGAAAAATTGGGCTGGTTAAGTTATACTTCACACGTATCTTAACCCATTTTAGATCAATTCATTTCAACCCCCATTTTAGTCCCATCCAAATTCAACCAATCCACTCATTTGACACCTGACACCTGGCTATTTGACATCTCTGGTTACAGGGTATGCAGGAGAGAGAACAGTGGCCGCGAAGAATTTGGTTGCTGATGCTGGGAAGAAAACAGCGGGATATGCAGGGGACAAGTTGGCAGCAGCAAAGGATTATGTAGTTTCAGCTGAAGAAAGTGCAGCAGAGTATGCATCTAGGAAAAAGGCTGAAGCAGAGAGAGAAATAGAGGCTAGAAAATCACAAGACACCACCAAGGTAAATACACGGTAATTGGTTTTCCTTAAATAAATATCTAGTGTCCAATCAATGGATCATGTTCAATCATGTTTGTAACCAGATATTAGCGTGTATGTTGTATATAAGTGATTTGGGTAACTAtgtttgtttgaacctattttctttttataagtgATTTGAATGATTTACAGgtttattttgaaccacaagtttcaaaagtctttcctctttcttaaatgttatgcccagtcaaatgggttcatataaattgaaacgaagggaGTAGTAACTAATAAGTAATTAGAGATGAGTATTTCTATTGGTAGCCTAGTATATGGAGCCAAGTGACATTAGAGATAAATCTTTCTATTTGTAACCTGTTATATGGAGGAGTCAAGTGATTAGAGATAAATCTTTCTATTGGTAACTTAGTATGTGGAGCAAGTGATTAGGGGTAATCTTTCTATTGGTAACCTAGTTTATAAGTTACTAAGGATGGATCTTTCTATTTGTGATCTAGTAAAAAAATGCAACTAACTTATTACTCAAATCAGTTTTAATTTGCGTGCCCTCCTCCGAGGAGGAGCGGAGTTTGGGATGGGAAGGAAGAACGAGATACTTGAATCGTAGACTAAAACATGTCTTATGTACAAGTTATTTGGGTAAGATGaaaattttgtaaatataaatatataggaGTGAGACATTTTTTAGGACAAAAATAAACAAGTGTGCTCCACGTAAATTGGTATATTGAAAGATGAANNNNNNNNNNNNNNNNNNNNNNNNNNNNNNNNNNNNNNNNNNNNNNNNNNNNNNNNNNNNNNNNNNNNNNNNNNNNNNNNNNNNNNNNNNNNNNNNNNNNACGGAAAATATGGAGGAGTTAGTGATGCGATTGATTCCTACAACGGTGATCGCTTGCTTCCTTTATTTGTGTGAGAAAGGCACGCGGGTGATTTCTTCGCATTACATCGTCGAAATACTCTGTCGACAAACCGTCGGTTGTGGCACCCATGGTGCCCTCCTCTACTCTGCAACGTTGACGATGTTGATCCTTTAGTTTCGATGGTGATCGTAGTCCTTCACCCATGCATTAGTTTTTTATGTTATCCGCTTTTTTGTTGGAAAGAACAAACTTATGCCTACCAATACTTGATGGATGTGTGGGTTCTTTTGGTAGTTGATAGCTTGGTGTTGTCGGTGTTTTGGACTTAACGATTGAGATTTCGCTATCTATTTTGaacttttttataaatattattttatgtgaatgtcggttattttttaagggtatttattaatttgtatttagtatgtttcaACGGgcgtatttaaaaaaaaaaaacggaagaaaaatatttgtaatACAGTTGCGACGGATTTTGGTCGTTGCTAGAGGGACAAATATTCTATTGTCGCTAAATGCGGGCACaaataattcaatattttgCGACGGAATAGCGACAATGGTTTTCGTCGCTAATTTACTAAAACGAcgaaatgaaatatgaaattagtCACGAATTTATAACAATAGCAACAAAAATAATCCGTTGCTATAATGTGCAACGGATCTCATACGTCGCTACTGCAGCCTAAGTTTACCAACGGATTTCAATTTTCCGTCGCTAATAGGTTAGCAACGCGCAAAATAAATACAGACGCCATTCGTCGCTAATCGTCGCAACACATGTTTAGCAACGGATATATGCGGTAGCGACGGATACGTCGTCCGTCACTAAAcgctgtttttttagtagtgattgtTGATGCTCTTCCTCCCAATGTGGGTGTTGAAAAACCTAAGAACAGATTGCCCCCTAAAAAATTTTGGGTGGCCgctattcttttttctttctatttccGGAGCCTTTATCTTCGCTGACTTCGATGTTGGTGATGATGAAAACGATATAGTGAATGTGAATCTCCTTACGGTGATAGTGTGATTCCAAAGAATCCTTCTCATACTACAAATTTGAAGATTGTCCTTCCGAAAGGCGATAACTGTGATGTTTCAAAGCTAGACGAGGAAAGGGTGGTCTTAGTTTCTTCAATTACTACTCGTATGTCAACGAGGAGTCTGCGGTTCTATTCGGGAAAGATGGCCTTTGGACAAATCGTGATCTCGACATCATGGTTCCCGGAAAGGATATGTCATGACTACTCATCTTTCCGGATATTCTGCGGTGTAGATCTATCCTTTCACTATTGGCTTTACTTTGCCTCTTTCGCTTTTGATAGATGAATTTTACCGCcgtttgaaaatttgtgtggcacAAATTACTCCCGGGGTTTGGCGATTATTTCAATTACTTGAGCATGCTGCTCATCTTGCCGGGGTAAATATTACTCTTGATCATATTCTATATCTGAATTCAATCTGTTTTATCCGAGGCTCTATGATTATGTTTAGAGATCGGGGATCCAGTAAATTGTTTGTAGATCCAGAGGATGGTCATAATCGGCGTTGGTTTGACAAATTCGTATTTATTCCTACTGCtcaatttgtcacgacccgacccgccacaactggcacccaactaaatcctagtgggcgaacagAAACAAGATCTCTATTCATTTAAGTCTGATTTTATATTAAACAATTCAAATGATTATACTCATTCACGCATCAAATAAGCGGGTAAGTCATACCATAAAATACTAAAGTCTAGCTATTACAAATtcccccaaaattcgaaagtcatcgtacaggactctaagccaaaaacacatctaagaactgaaatctatctaataaatatccataatgtctagaatgagaaaagacatcataagtaggagatcttcgggcggcctcgCATGAGAAGAAGCTCACCCCAAAATTTGTGAGCAAATATCCTCCATGCTAGATGTTAGGACGAGTAGCGGTCTACATATCAAAATACGCATTTAAAGAATGCGACAAGGTAATA from the Lycium ferocissimum isolate CSIRO_LF1 chromosome 11, AGI_CSIRO_Lferr_CH_V1, whole genome shotgun sequence genome contains:
- the LOC132036455 gene encoding seed biotin-containing protein SBP65 isoform X3, which translates into the protein MASQQARRENVTDERKIEVEKARVPKMASHFESLADEVQGATDVHPGAVHVKSTVTTVPDQGTHQTKSHHHDQESQPIQQAQREKQQSSDVVTQGRKQQGFEEKPGGVKFDVHGQEHTNSDTTRGTQMQKEGVRAGGQHERTTEAQARGQGENIAHHEGGGTKGPSLEEISQYRQTAQQNSMDTIRAAEERYEKAKEKGASTLQNVKDSATHGLGATDTYAREKGAQAKHTLTHSLQKAKDTALEKGQQAYEATKDTLSGAGQTAAQSAQQAKDYTMQKAGETKDYVAPKTGEVQEQGKGAASYVGEKAAQVKDATVETGKGAVGYAGKVAGAAKDTAVVAGLGAAHLTAKAAAEATKATAGAVSTVAGYAGERTVAAKNLVADAGKKTAGYAGDKLAAAKDYVVSAEESAAEYASRKKAEAEREIEARKSQDTTKVNTREKAEEEMLAEKHENQRWREKRVDSNQRKLKKPSRKKQEEERKASSRRKERRRCCMPLAKL
- the LOC132036455 gene encoding seed biotin-containing protein SBP65 isoform X4, with product MASQQARRENVTDERKIEVEKARVPKMASHFESLADEVQGATDVHPGAVHVKSTVTTVPDQGTHQTKSHHHDQESQPIQQAQREKQQSSDVVTQGRKQQGFEEKPGGVKFDVHGQEHTNSDTTRGTQMQKEGVRAGGQHERTTEAQARGQGENIAHHEGGGTKGPSLEEISQYRQTAQQNSMDTIRAAEERYEKAKEKGASTLQNVKDSATHGLGATDTYAREKGAQAKHTLTHSLQKAKDTALEKGQQAYEATKDTLSGAGQTAAQSAQQAKDYTMQKAGETKDYVAPKTGEVQEQGKGAASYVGEKAAQVKDATVETGKGAVGYAGKVAGAAKDTAVVAGLGAAHLTAKAAAEATKATAGAVSTVAGYAGERTVAAKNLVADAGKKTAGYAGDKLAAAKDYVVSAEESAAEYASRKKAEAEREIEARKSQDTTKGESRGGDVSGETRESKVEGKESGVQPKKVEEAFQEETGGGKEIKQTEEGGGGAACHWQNNH
- the LOC132036455 gene encoding seed biotin-containing protein SBP65 isoform X1 — protein: MASQQARRENVTDERKIEVEKARVPKMASHFESLADEVQGATDVHPGAVHVKSTVTTVPDQGTHQTKSHHHDQESQPIQQAQREKQQSSDVVTQGRKQQGFEEKPGGVKFDVHGQEHTNSDTTRGTQMQKEGVRAGGQHERTTEAQARGQGENIAHHEGGGTKGPSLEEISQYRQTAQQNSMDTIRAAEERYEKAKEKGASTLQNVKDSATHGLGATDTYAREKGAQAKHTLTHSLQKAKDTALEKGQQAYEATKDTLSGAGQTAAQSAQQAKDYTMQKAGETKDYVAPKTGEVQEQGKGAASYVGEKAAQVKDATVETGKGAVGYAGKVAGAAKDTAVVAGLGAAHLTAKAAAEATKATAGAVSTVAGYAGERTVAAKNLVADAGKKTAGYAGDKLAAAKDYVVSAEESAAEYASRKKAEAEREIEARKSQDTTKVNTRERAEEEMSAEKHENQRWREKRVESNQRKLKKPSRKKQEEERKSSRRRKAAVVLHAIGKTTTDLVAGPPGSQTGDEPVVLTEKESTTIKNA
- the LOC132036455 gene encoding seed biotin-containing protein SBP65 isoform X2 — its product is MASQQARRENVTDERKIEVEKARVPKMASHFESLADEVQGATDVHPGAVHVKSTVTTVPDQGTHQTKSHHHDQESQPIQQAQREKQQSSDVVTQGRKQQGFEEKPGGVKFDVHGQEHTNSDTTRGTQMQKEGVRAGGQHERTTEAQARGQGENIAHHEGGGTKGPSLEEISQYRQTAQQNSMDTIRAAEERYEKAKEKGASTLQNVKDSATHGLGATDTYAREKGAQAKHTLTHSLQKAKDTALEKGQQAYEATKDTLSGAGQTAAQSAQQAKDYTMQKAGETKDYVAPKTGEVQEQGKGAASYVGEKAAQVKDATVETGKGAVGYAGKVAGAAKDTAVVAGLGAAHLTAKAAAEATKATAGAVSTVAGYAGERTVAAKNLVADAGKKTAGYAGDKLAAAKDYVVSAEESAAEYASRKKAEAEREIEARKSQDTTKGESRGGDVSGETRESKVEGKESGFQPKKVEETFQEETGGGKESKQQEEGAAAVLHAIGETIMEIGKTTTDLVAGPPGLKLEMNL